A genomic window from Silene latifolia isolate original U9 population chromosome Y, ASM4854445v1, whole genome shotgun sequence includes:
- the LOC141632259 gene encoding LOW QUALITY PROTEIN: carotenoid 9,10(9',10')-cleavage dioxygenase-like (The sequence of the model RefSeq protein was modified relative to this genomic sequence to represent the inferred CDS: inserted 2 bases in 1 codon; deleted 4 bases in 3 codons), translating to MWNWLWFELQECMNGEFVRVGPNPKFAPVAGYHWFDGDGMIHGLRIKDGKASYVSRYVRTSKLNQEEFFGGAKFMKIGDLKGFWGLFTVNLQMLSAKLKVLDMSYGHGTANTALIYHDGKLLALSEGDKPYAVRVLEDGDLQTLGLLDYDKRLSHTFTAHPKVDPLTGEMFTFGYSHSPPYVTYRVISKDGFMHDPVPITIPAAVMMHDFAITENYAIFMDLPLYFKPKEMVKEKKLIFSFDSTKKARFGILPRYAKNESLIRWFELPYCFIFHNANAWEDGDEVVLITCRENPDLDMVGTAQERVNFCNELYEMRFNMQTDLASQRKLSGSAVDFPIVNENYTGRRQRYVYGTILDSIAKVKGIAKFEXSQSKIQVGGCVQGIFDLGPGRYGSEAIFVPRDQGATSEEDDGYLIFFVHDENTGKSSVNVIDAKTMSADPVAVVELTSRVPYGFHAFFVTEEQLKEQVAL from the exons atgtggaat TGGTTGTGGTTTGAATTACAGGAATGCATGAATGGGGAGTTTGTCCGGGTCGGGCCCAATCCTAAGTTTGCTCCTGTTGCTGGATATCACTG GTTTGATGGAGACGG AATGATACATGGTCTGCGCATTAAAGATGGTAAAGCATCTTATGTCTCGCGTTATGTAAGGACTTCT AAGCTGAATCAAGAAGAGTTCTTTGGAGGAGCTAAATTTATGAAG ATTGGAGATCTCaaagggttttggggtttatttACAGTTAATCTGCAAATGCTGAGTGCTAAA TTAAAAGTATTGGATATGTCCTATGGACATGGGACAG CTAATACTGCTCTTATATATCATGACGGGAAACTTCTCGCACTTTCAGAGGGAGATAAACCTT ATGCTGTTCGGGTTTTAGAAGATGGTGATCTTCAAACCTTGGGATTGTTGGACTATGACAAGAGATTGTCCCACACTTTCACAGCACATCCTAAAGTTGATCCATTAACAG GTGAAATGTTTACTTTCGGCTATTCTCACAGTCCACCATACGTCACATACAGAGTCATATCAAAAGATGGGTTCATGCATGACCCTGTACCAATAACCATACCAGCTGCTGTTATGATGCAT GATTTTGCCATCACTGAGAACTATGCTATCTTCATGGACCTTCCTTTATACTTCAAACCTAAG GAAATGGTGAAGGAAAAGAAATTAATATTTTCTTTTGACTCGACAAAAAAGGCTCGCTTTGGCATACTACCACGATATGCGAAGAATGAAAGTTTGATCAGATGGTTTGAGCTTCCATACTGCTTCATATTCCACAATG CCAATGCATGGGAAGATGGAGATGAGGTTGTTCTGATAACTTGCCGCGAGAATCCTGATCTAGATATGGTTGGAACTGCCCAAGAAAGAGTTAATTTTTGTAATGAGCT GTACGAAATGAGATTCAACATGCAAACTGACCTTGCTTCACAAAGAAAACTATCAGGATCTGCTGTGGACTTCCCTATAGTTAATGAAAATTACACTGGCAG GCGTCAGAGGTATGTGTATGGCACCATTTTGGACAGCATCGCAAAAGTTAAGGGGATAGCCAAATTTGA CAGCCAAAGCAAGATTCAAGTAGGAGGATGTGTGCAAGGTATCTTTGACCTAGGTCCCGGAAGATACGGATCAGAGGCTATCTTTGTTCCTCGTGATCAGGGAGCAACCAGTGAAGAGGATGATGGATATCTAATCTTCTTCGTACATGATGAAAACACTGG AAAATCATCTGTCAATGTAATTGATGCAAAAACTATGTCTGCTGATCCTGTCGCGGTTGTGGAATTAACCAGTAGAGTTCCGTATGGATTTCATGCGTTCTTTGTTACAGAG GAACAATTAAAGGAGCAGGTAGCACTATAA